The Castanea sativa cultivar Marrone di Chiusa Pesio chromosome 11, ASM4071231v1 genome contains a region encoding:
- the LOC142616656 gene encoding uncharacterized protein LOC142616656, whose protein sequence is MFSKQIGRNMEVYVDDMLVKSKEELTHLDDLGETFNTLRRYQMKLNPSKCVFGVASRKFLGFMVSQRGIEANPEKVQAILNMASPKTVKDVQKLTGRIAALNRTAIKAQALANFIAEFTLPDDDDDKNEVERWTIQTDGSSTQKRGGVGVIINTPDGEKLQNGVQLKFPATNNEAEYEGILTGLRLGKALGLKNLLIQSDSKLAIGQIREEYEVKEERMQKYLKLIKHLARGFDKLDFVRIPRNQNAAADEVTKMASSEEEPLNNEILMEIQKYPSIEEVPANATELVKRCDKCQRFGNVQRLPAEKMTTITSPWPFAQWGIDIVGPLPLGKGQFDSQGFRNFCSGLGIKNKFSSPGHPQSNGQTEVTNRTLLRIIKARLDEAKGAWPEEFPNVLWAYRTTARTPTGETPFRLTYGTEAVIPVEVGMASTRREVFREENNDDQLRINLDCLDEVRDKASNMTMKYQQKMTEYYNKRVRLRRLEIGDLVLRKVTTATGNSAHGKLGPTWEGPYKVVHYSRQGSYHLETLDG, encoded by the exons atgttcagcaagcagATTGGGAGGAAtatggaggtatatgtggacgatatgctcgtcaagagcaaagaagaatTGACTCACCTGGACGACCTGGGAGAGACATTTAACACCCTCCGAAGGTACCAGATGAAGCTCAATCCtagtaagtgtgtgtttggagtAGCTTCAAGAAAGTTTTTAGGGTTCATGGTATCCCAGAGAGGGATAGAAGCAAACCCAGAGAAGGTGCAAGCAATACTCAACATGGCATCACCCAAGACCGTCAAGGATGTCCAAAAACTCACAGGAAGGATAGCTGCGCttaatag aacggccatcaaggcgcaagctctGGCAAATTTCATAGCGGAGTTCACCCTTCCAGACGATGACGACGACAAAAACGAGGTGGAACGTTGGACGATTCAGACTGACGGATCGTCAACCCAAAAGAGGGGTGGAGTAGGGGTCATTATAAACACCCCcgatggagaaaaactccaaaatGGAGTCCAATTGAAATTCccggcaaccaacaacgaggctgagtacgaaggcaTACTGACGGGATTGAGACTTGGCAAAGCCCTCGGGCTTAAGAACTTGCTTATTCAGAGCGACTCGAAACTGGCAATAGGGcagatcagggaagagtatgaggTGAAGGAAGAGAGGATGCAGAAATACCTCAAGCTGATTAAACATCTAGCTCGTGGGTTCGACAAGTTGGACTTCGTCCGAATCCCAAGAAACCAGAATGCAGCGGCAGACGAGGTCACAAAAATGGCCTCGTCCGAAGAAGAACCATTGAACAATGAGATtctcatggagattcagaaGTACCCTAGCATCGAGGAAGTCCCG GCAAACGCTAcggagctcgtcaagaggtgcgataagtgccagaggttcgggaATGTCCAGAGGCTGCCAGCAGAAAAGATGACAACGATTACTTCCCcctggccattcgcacaatgggggatcGATATCGTCGGCCCATTACCCCTGGGAAAAGGACAG TTCGACAGCCAGGGATTTAGAAACTTTTGCTCGGGGCTAGGTATCAAGAATAAGTTCTCGTCACCTGGGCACCCACAGTCTAACGGGCAGACGGAAGTAACTAATCGAACGCTGCTCAGGATCATCAAAGCACGACTAGACGAAGCTAAGGGCGCGTGGCCAGAAGAATTTCCCAACGTATTATGGGCCTACAGGACAACCGCAAGAACCCCCACGGGAGAGAcgcctttcaggctcacttatggcactgaaGCAGTAATCCCAGTCGAGGTGGGCATGGCTAGCACCAGGCGAGAAGTATTCCGCGAGGAGAACAACGACGACCAGCTTCGAATCAATCTAGATTGCTTAGACGAGGTAAGGGACAAAGCCTCGAACATGACGATGAAGTACCAGCAGAAGATGACTGAATACTACAACAAAAGGGTCAGACTTAGAAGACTAGAAATTGGAGACCTCGTCTTACGTAAGGTGACGACTGCAACTGGAAACTCCGCCCACGGGAAACTCGGTCCCacttgggaaggaccttataaAGTCGTGCACTACTCCCGACAAGGTAGCTATCACTTGGAGACCCTAGACGGATAG
- the LOC142616653 gene encoding pectinesterase inhibitor-like, producing the protein MAPSFCVSFFFSLLLAILWMCPTYGRLSVKASKNVLKEICSSHKDPPFCLQALKSDPHTPFVDLVGLTNISIHLVDVAANKTLALVRSLIKTADPELKKHLDDCLKMYDATISETEDAKTALKAHDY; encoded by the coding sequence ATGGCCCCTTCTTTTTGTGtctccttctttttctctcttttgctaGCGATCCTATGGATGTGCCCAACATATGGTCGGCTAAGCGTGAAGGCATCGAAAAATGTGCTTAAAGAGATTTGCTCTTCTCACAAAGACCCTCCTTTCTGTTTGCAGGCCCTCAAATCTGATCCTCATACACCCTTTGTCGATCTTGTTGGCCTTACCAATATTTCAATTCACTTGGTAGATGTTGCTGCTAATAAAACCCTTGCCCTTGTTCGCTCACTCATCAAGACTGCAGACCCCGAATTGAAAAAGCATTTAGATGATTGCCTCAAAATGTATGATGCTACTATTAGCGAAACAGAAGATGCAAAAACTGCGTTGAAAGCTCATGACTATTAA
- the LOC142616654 gene encoding pectinesterase inhibitor-like → MANKILINIIPTDNIIPIYGTFKRDKCVMCKAIPWICPTYGRLSVKASENVLKEICSSHEDPPFCLQALKSDPHTPFVDLVGLTNISIHLVDVAANKTLALIRSLIKTADPELKKHLDDCLQMYDVTISETEDAKTALKAHDYETVIVASDSCMTNAETCTDTTTGAPPLQQENKNMRYLCETFVALKSDPHTPFVDLVGLTNISIHLVDVAANKTLALIRSLIKTADPELKKHLDDCLQMYDVTISETEDAKTALKAHDYETVNVASGSCMINAETCTDTTTGAPPLQQENKNMRYLCETFVVVSNHLL, encoded by the exons ATGGCAAATAAGATACTAATTAACATCATCCCTACAGATAACATCATCCCAATATACGGCACATTCAAAAGGGATAAATGTGTGATGTGCAAAG CGATCCCATGGATTTGCCCAACATATGGTCGGCTAAGCGTGAAGGCATCGGAAAATGTGCTTAAAGAGATTTGCTCTTCTCACGAAGACCCTCCTTTCTGTTTGCAAGCCCTCAAATCTGATCCTCATACACCCTTTGTCGATCTTGTTGGCCTTACCAATATTTCAATTCACCTGGTAGATGTTGCTGCTAATAAAACCCTTGCCCTTATTCGCTCACTCATCAAGACTGCAGACCCAGAATTGAAAAAGCATTTAGATGATTGCCTCCAAATGTATGATGTTACTATTAGCGAAACAGAAGATGCAAAAACTGCGTTGAAAGCTCATGACTATGAAACGGTAATTGTTGCATCTGATAGTTGCATGACTAATGCTGAAACCTGTACTGATACAACAACTGGTGCACCGCCTCTCCAACAAGAGAATAAAAATATGCGTTATCTTTGTGAGACATTTGTG GCCCTCAAATCTGATCCTCATACACCCTTTGTCGATCTTGTTGGCCTTACCAATATTTCAATTCACCTAGTAGATGTTGCTGCTAATAAAACTCTTGCCCTTATTCGCTCACTCATCAAGACTGCAGACCCCGAATTGAAAAAGCATTTAGATGATTGCCTCCAAATGTATGATGTTACTATTAGCGAAACAGAAGATGCAAAAACTGCGTTGAAAGCTCATGACTACGAAACGGTAAATGTTGCATCTGGTAGTTGCATGATTAATGCTGAAACCTGTACTGATACAACAACTGGTGCACCGCCTCTCCAACAAGAGAATAAAAATATGCGTTATCTTTGTGAGACATTTGTGGTTGTTTCTAATCATCTTTTATGA
- the LOC142616655 gene encoding pectinesterase inhibitor-like — translation MAPSFCDSFFFSLLLAIRWICPTYARLSVMVSEHELKVICFSHEDAPFCLQALKFDPHTPLVDLVGLTNISIHLADVAANKTLALIRSLIKTTDSELKMHLDDCLEMYDITISETEDAKTALKAHDYETVNVASDSCMTNAETCTDTTTTSAPPLQQENKNMRYLCETFVVVSNHLL, via the coding sequence ATGGCCCCTTCTTTTTGTGactccttctttttctctcttttgctaGCGATCCGGTGGATTTGCCCAACATATGCTCGGCTAAGTGTGATGGTATCAGAACATGAGCTTAAAGTGATTTGCTTTTCTCACGAAGACGCTCCTTTCTGTTTGCAAGCCCTCAAATTTGATCCTCATACACCCCTTGTCGATCTTGTTGGCCTTACCAATATTTCAATTCACTTGGCAGATGTTGCTGCTAATAAAACCCTTGCCCTTATTCGCTCACTCATCAAGACTACAGACTCCGAATTGAAAATGCATTTAGATGATTGCCTCGAAATGTATGATATTACTATTAGCGAAACAGAAGATGCAAAAACTGCGTTGAAAGCTCATGACTACGAAACGGTAAATGTTGCATCTGATAGTTGCATGACTAATGCTGAAACCTGTACTGATACAACAACAACTAGTGCACCACCTCTCCAACAAGAGAATAAAAATATGCGTTATCTTTGTGAGACATTTGTGGTTGTTTCTAATCATCTTTTATGA